The nucleotide sequence AGTAATCATACCCGCAGCCATAGAATTTTGTCAATGCTTAAATTGATTAACATAGAATAAATTTTTGATAAGAGAAACTTAAGTCTTATGACCACCTGAGTTGGATGTGACAAAAATGGCAAAAATAAAAAAATAATGTTGATATGGCGCAAAAAAAATTTTTTTTAGGTAATTTAGAAAAACAACTTGTTTTTATAGCCCATCAGGTTCGCTCTTTTCCCTTTCCTACTCCCCACTCCCTCGGCGCTCCGGCAGGGACGACCGAAGGCAGGAGTACCGCGCTTGTCCGCGCCGGACCTCACAGTTAACTTCTGTTGTCGGTGGTACATACTTTATAGTTAATCGCTTTGATCATTACAATTTTCGTTGTGTGAAGGGAACACCCGAACACCGGCTCTGAAAACAGTAAAAATCGTAGTTTACTCACAGATTAACTATAATTAAGGAGATAGGCACAATGACTTTAAAAAAAACTTTTTGCTTAACGGCCATTCTTTGTTTGCTGTTAACTTTTTGGGCTAATTCAGCTTGGGCTATAGTAGAAATTAAGGGCACGTTCACTGCACAAAAAACTTGCCAAGCGGTGCAGTCTATCAAAACAAGAGCCAACCCTGGAAATGTACAAGTCTCTCCCCAAAAAAGCTATCCAGTGGTGGGCAAAAATCAAAAAGATGCTTCTTATTATTTGATCACAATTGACGATGCTAAACCCCCCGTTCGTTGGGTAAACATCGAGTGCGGGCAATTAAGCCGAACTCCAGTTGTTAATTCTCCTTCAGATTACCTGCTTGCTATAAGCTGGCAGCCAAGTTTTTGCGAGACAAAGCCAAAAAAACCAGAATGTATCGATCGTACTGATAAAAACTTTGAAGCAACAAACCTAGCCTTACATGGACTTTGGCCTCAACCAAGCACTAATATATACTGTAATGTCAGCGACCGTATTAAAGAACTAGATAAACAGAATAGATGGTCAGAAATGCCACCTATCAATTTATCCCCAGATACTCTCACTAGGTTAAGAGTGGTTATGCCAGGTGTAGCCTCAAATTTACATCTACACGAATGGTATAAACATGGTACTTGCTATGGGACATCTCCAGAGCAGTATTTTCAAGATGCCATGACCTTGCTAACCAAAATTAATAATTCTGAGGTACGAAATTTGCTCGTGGCTAATATCGGCAAGGACCTCAATTCTAGCCAGATCCGCAACAAATTTGAGCAAACTTTTGGCAATGGAGCAGGCGATAAAGTTCAAATCAAGTGTGAAAATGATATAGATCAACAACAACAAAGAATGATCACAGAACTGTGGGTTAATCTCAGAGGCAATATTGATCGTGATCCTGATCTCAAGAGCCTATTAGCCAAAGCGCCAAACGTTCCCCTAGGCTGTCCAAGCGGCGAAGTAGATCCCATTGGCATCAATGAAAAATTGTGGCGTAATTTCCGATGAACAAGATATAGCCTTTCTCAATTTTTAATTTAACAAGGGACAAGCGCAAAGAGTCAAGCTTAAAAGAACGTCTACTTTGCGCCTTTCCTGTTGTCCGGTTCTCCTACCAGCCGAGAGGTTGGAGAAGAGGTTAAATGTCAGTGCTTAATGGTTTTGATGGGGTTGAGTAGAATTATGATCTTCAGGCGGAGGGATAACTTCTAGTTCCACTGAATGAGTTAAGGGTTGAGCTTCCGAAGATGAGGCAGAAACTTCTTTAGTGGGTTCAGTAGGTTTAGCTGTAACTTCAGGAGCGGCTGTAGGGGGTTCTTCGACTTTAGGAGAGGGGTCTGTAAGGGTGACCTCTTGAGATGAATTAGAAGAAGCTGAAGGGGTAGCATCTTTAACCTCTTTATTGTGTTGAGTCTCTTCCACTCTTGAAAGCGGCTCATTTTCAGGAGTTTGCTCGTGATGCTGTTGAGTTTCCCTCTTTTGAGTAGAAGATTCTCTTGGAGAAGATGAACGACGGTCCGACTCCGAAAAGTGAATCTTTCGGGGAGATAAATGACTCTCATCGGTTGAATGACAGGCGCTTGATGATAAACCTAGATAACATCTCACTTCCTCTCTAGCCAGAGAAACCGCAATCCCTGACACAGACACCATCAAGGCGAAAACCGTCAAAAAATTTTTCATATTTGTACACTCCTCGTAATCACCATCCCTATTGTACTTTGAGGAATTTTCGATTTGAGCTTGCACTTCGGGCGGCTTTGATGGCTTGAGGAGCAGTGACTAAAGCGTTACTTATTCGGCAAGACTGGATGAGTACGGGGATTTTGTCAGCATCCCCTGATGTGTCAGACGAGGAAGCCAAAGCTAAGAGTCTGCAAAGATTCTTGGAGTTGAGGTGGAGTCTAGACACAAGCCCCGACAAGAGCGCCTTCTTCGGGTCGGGGTAGTTGACCTGCTCAAAATCGCTACAATATACCTTAAACAAAGTTTGCGCTCCTTGAGATATGAAACGCATCGTTTTGATCGCCGGTTTTGAATCCTTTAACGCTGACTTATACCGCAAAGCCGCCGAGTTAGCCACTGAACGCTGTCCGCAATTAGACATACAGGTATTTAGCGATCGCGCCCTCTCAGAAACACCCGAAGTCGTCGGAACTGCCCTCAAAGACGCTCAAGTTTTCTTCGGCAGTCTTATCTTTGATTACGATCAAGTGATGTGGTTACGTCAACGAGTGCAACACATCCCCATCCGCCTCGTGTTTGAATCTGCCCTAGAATTGATGAGTCTCACTCAATTGGGTAAATTCGTCATCGGCGATAAACCCAAAGGAATGCCGAAACCCATTCAATTTATCCTCAGTAAATTTTCAAGCGGCAAAGAAGAAGATAAACTCGCCGGCTATATTAGCTTTCTCAAAACCGGACCAAAACTGCTCAAATTTATCCCCGCGCAAAAAGTTCAAGACTTACGCAACTGGCTCATCATTTACGGCTATTGGAATGCTGGCGGCACAGAAAATGTCGCCGCTATGTTTTGGACCATTGCCGAGAAATATTTAGCCTTAAAAATCGGTGAAATTCCCACAGTCATCGAAACCCCTAACATGGGATTACTTCATCCCGACTATCAAGGTTATTTTCCCTCTCCTCAAGATTATTTAAATTGGTATCAAAAACATTTATCTTTAAAAGTTGATCAAACTCCCGTAGTTGGCCTTCTCCTCTATCGTAAGCACGTTATTACTAAACAGCCCTATATTCCCCAACTGATTCGTTATTTTGAAGCCGAAGGACTCATCCCCCTACCAATTTTTATTAATGGCGTAGAAGGGCACGTGGCGGTTAGAGATTGGATGACAACCGCTTATGAAACCCAACAACGTCAAGCGGGAAATATGGCTATTCCTTCTTTATCTAAAGAAGCTGTACAAGTCGATTCCATTGTGTCTACCATTGGCTTTCCTCTAGTGGGAGGTCCTGCCGGTTCTATGGAAGGCGGTAGAAGAGTAGAAGTCGCTAAACAAATTTTAGCCGCTAAAAATGTCCCTTATATTATCGCTGCACCGTTATTAATTCAAGATATTTATTCTTGGACCAGACAGGGCATTGGCGGCTTACAAAGTGTGGTTTTATATGCCTTACCGGAGTTAGATGGGGCCATTGATACTGTGCCATTAGGCGGCTTAGTGGGAGAAGATATTTATCTCATTCCTGAACGAGTGAAACGCCTCACAGGAAGGGTGAAAAATTGGATTAAATTAAGAAAAAAATTGCCTTCGGAACGAAAAATAGCGGTAATTTTATATGGGTTTCCGCCAGGTTATGGGGCAACCGGTACGGCGGCGTTATTGAATGTCCCCCGCTCGCTTTTAAAATTTTTACAAGGGTTAAAAGAGCAAGGATATACTGTCGGAGAATTGCCCGAAGATGGCGAAGAATTGATCCGTCGCGTTAAAGAGGCCGATGAGGGAGCAGATGCACACAGATTAACACAGATGGAGGGTTTATCAGGGACAAGGGTTAATGTACAACAATTAGAAAAATGGTTGGGGTATTTGTTGAGGTGCCGCATTGAAAAACAGTGGAAGTCTTTGACGGATACGGGCATAAAAACCATTGGCGATGAGTTTTATCTTGGGGGGATTCAATTAGGAAATATTTGGATCGGCGTTCAACCTCCCTTGGGGCTTTCGGGTGATCCGATGCGGCTAATGTTCGAGAAAGATTTAACCCCTCATCCTCAATATGCGGCTTTTTATCAGTGGTTACAACAGGATTTTGCCGCCGATGCCATTGTTCATTTTGGTATGCACGGAACAGTAGAATGGTTGCCGGGTTCTCCTTTGGGAAATACGGGCTATTCTTGGTCTGATATTTTGTTAGGAAATCTGCCGAATTTATATATTTATGCGGCCAATAATCCGTCTGAGTCGATGTTGGCTAAACGTCGCGGTTATGGGGTTTTGATTTCTCATAATGTGCCGCCCTATGGACGGGCTGGGTTATATAAAGAGTTGATGGCTTTGCGTGATTTGATTGCTGAGTTTCGCGAAGATCCTGACAAGAATTTAGCACTAAGAGACCCGATTTGTCAGAAAATTGTTGATACGGGTTTGGATGCGGATTGTCCTTTTGAAGAGGGGCAAAAGTTAGGGATTGATTTTACTGTGGAAAATGCGCGGCTGTTTAGTCGTTATGCACTTTGTGCTTATTTTGTCAAGGTGTATGAGTATTTACAAATTGTTGAGCAACGGCTGTTTTCTTCGGGGTTACATATTTTGGGTAATCCTCCGGATGAGGAGGGGTTACGGTCTTATTTGAATGCTTTTTTTGCCCAGGAGTTATCGGAGTGGGAATTTCAAGAGATTCTGTCGCGCCAAGACGCAAAGACAAGGCAGCAGGTTGGGGGAGGTCCAACGACTGCCGCGCAAAAAGAGGAAAATAGTCTGTCAAAAAGGGTTAGGGAGGGGGTGGAGATTGCTCGTTTGTTGGGACAAAATGAGGATGAGTTGGTCAATCTTTTAAGGGGGTTGAATGGGGAGTATATTTTGCCGGCTCCTGGGGGTGATTTGTTACGGGATGGGGTGGGTGTGTTACCGACGGGACGAAATATTCATGCTTTAGATCCTTATAGAATGCCGTCGGCGGCGGCTTATGAAAGAGGCCGGGAAATTGCTAAGAAAATTATTGCTCAACATTTAGATGAACAGGGTAAATATCCGGAAACGGTGGCGGTGATGTTGTGGGGTTTGGATGCTATTAAGACTAAGGGTGAATCTTTGGGGATTCTGTTAGAATTGGTGGGGGCTGAACCGATTAAGGAAGGAACCGGAAGAATTGTTAGATATGAGTTAAAACCCCTGGAAAAAGTGGGACATCCCCGGATTGATGTTTTGGCGAATTTATCGGGGATTTTTCGGGATACATTTGTTAATATTATTGAGTTGTTGGATGATTTATTTGAACGAGCGGCTCAGGCAGAAGAATCAGAAGAAGAAAATTTTATTCGTAAGCACGCTTTGGCGTTAAAGGCGCAGGGAGTTGAGAATGTTTCAGCCCGTTTATTTTCTAATCCGGCGGGAGATTTTGGCTCGTTAGTGAATGATCAAGTGGTGGATGGAAATTGGGAGTCTTCTGAAGAATTAGCGAAGACTTGGCAAGGAAGAAATGGGTTTAGTTATGGGAGAAAAGATAAAGGACAAGCACGCCCTGAAGTGCTGAGCGAGTTGCTAAAAACCAGTGAAAGAATTGTACAGGAAATTGATTCTGTGGAGTATGGGTTAACTGATCTTCAAGAATATTATGGCAATACCGGCGGACTAAAATTAGCGGCAGAAAAACAAAGCGGCAAACGGGTAACGGCTAATTTTGTTGAAAGTTTTTCTCGTGATACGACTCCCCGGAAATTAGAAGATTTATTGAGGTTGGAATATCGAACTAAATTATTAAATCCTAAATGGGGAAATGCTATG is from Gloeothece verrucosa PCC 7822 and encodes:
- the bchH gene encoding magnesium chelatase subunit H, whose protein sequence is MKRIVLIAGFESFNADLYRKAAELATERCPQLDIQVFSDRALSETPEVVGTALKDAQVFFGSLIFDYDQVMWLRQRVQHIPIRLVFESALELMSLTQLGKFVIGDKPKGMPKPIQFILSKFSSGKEEDKLAGYISFLKTGPKLLKFIPAQKVQDLRNWLIIYGYWNAGGTENVAAMFWTIAEKYLALKIGEIPTVIETPNMGLLHPDYQGYFPSPQDYLNWYQKHLSLKVDQTPVVGLLLYRKHVITKQPYIPQLIRYFEAEGLIPLPIFINGVEGHVAVRDWMTTAYETQQRQAGNMAIPSLSKEAVQVDSIVSTIGFPLVGGPAGSMEGGRRVEVAKQILAAKNVPYIIAAPLLIQDIYSWTRQGIGGLQSVVLYALPELDGAIDTVPLGGLVGEDIYLIPERVKRLTGRVKNWIKLRKKLPSERKIAVILYGFPPGYGATGTAALLNVPRSLLKFLQGLKEQGYTVGELPEDGEELIRRVKEADEGADAHRLTQMEGLSGTRVNVQQLEKWLGYLLRCRIEKQWKSLTDTGIKTIGDEFYLGGIQLGNIWIGVQPPLGLSGDPMRLMFEKDLTPHPQYAAFYQWLQQDFAADAIVHFGMHGTVEWLPGSPLGNTGYSWSDILLGNLPNLYIYAANNPSESMLAKRRGYGVLISHNVPPYGRAGLYKELMALRDLIAEFREDPDKNLALRDPICQKIVDTGLDADCPFEEGQKLGIDFTVENARLFSRYALCAYFVKVYEYLQIVEQRLFSSGLHILGNPPDEEGLRSYLNAFFAQELSEWEFQEILSRQDAKTRQQVGGGPTTAAQKEENSLSKRVREGVEIARLLGQNEDELVNLLRGLNGEYILPAPGGDLLRDGVGVLPTGRNIHALDPYRMPSAAAYERGREIAKKIIAQHLDEQGKYPETVAVMLWGLDAIKTKGESLGILLELVGAEPIKEGTGRIVRYELKPLEKVGHPRIDVLANLSGIFRDTFVNIIELLDDLFERAAQAEESEEENFIRKHALALKAQGVENVSARLFSNPAGDFGSLVNDQVVDGNWESSEELAKTWQGRNGFSYGRKDKGQARPEVLSELLKTSERIVQEIDSVEYGLTDLQEYYGNTGGLKLAAEKQSGKRVTANFVESFSRDTTPRKLEDLLRLEYRTKLLNPKWGNAMADQGSGGAYEISQRMTALIGWGGTAGFTDNWVYDQAADTYALDAQMAAKLRSSNPEAFRNIVGRMIEAHGRGFWHPDEEKLQKLQELYELTEDELEGVNN
- a CDS encoding ribonuclease T2 family protein yields the protein MTLKKTFCLTAILCLLLTFWANSAWAIVEIKGTFTAQKTCQAVQSIKTRANPGNVQVSPQKSYPVVGKNQKDASYYLITIDDAKPPVRWVNIECGQLSRTPVVNSPSDYLLAISWQPSFCETKPKKPECIDRTDKNFEATNLALHGLWPQPSTNIYCNVSDRIKELDKQNRWSEMPPINLSPDTLTRLRVVMPGVASNLHLHEWYKHGTCYGTSPEQYFQDAMTLLTKINNSEVRNLLVANIGKDLNSSQIRNKFEQTFGNGAGDKVQIKCENDIDQQQQRMITELWVNLRGNIDRDPDLKSLLAKAPNVPLGCPSGEVDPIGINEKLWRNFR